In the Afipia sp. GAS231 genome, TGAATGCCGCGTTTCGGGCATGGACCCGCTTGAATTGATGGCGAGTTTTAGGAGCGCGCTTGCGGCAGGTCAATTGAGGCTTCACCCGCTTTAGCCGAGGGCCACTCATGCTCCCACCGCGGGCATGATCAATTAGTGCGCTCTGGGCGTGGAAAACCCGGAGAAAACAGGCAAAGCGATAGGACCGGACGGTGAAATTTTGTAGCTTCCGGCGCCATGACGATCCAGCAATCCATCCCCCTGCCCCCTGAGGCCACGCCAACCCCGGAAGCCACACCGGCGACCGACGACAACGCGCGCGTCACGCCGATGATGGAACAGTACCTTGAAATCAAGGCCGGCCATCCCGGGCTGTTGCTGTTCTACCGGATGGGCGATTTCTACGAGCTGTTCTTCGAGGACGCCGAGATCGCCTCCAAGACGCTCGGCATTGTCCTGACCAAGCGCGGCAAGCATCAGGGCATGGATATCCCGATGTGCGGCGTGCCGGTGGAGCGTTCCGAAGATTACCTGCACCGGCTGATCAATGCCGGCCATCGCGTCGCGGTATGCGAGCAGACCGAGAACCCGGCCGAAGCCCGCGCCCGTGGCAACAAGAGCGTGGTCCGCCGCGGCGTGGTGCGGCTGGTCACACCCGGCACGCTGACCGAAGACACGCTGCTGGATGCCCGCACCAACAATTACCTGCTGGCGATCGCACGCGCCCGCGGCTCATCCGGCGGCGATCGCGTTGGCCTCGCCTGGATCGACATCTCGACCTCCGAATTCATGGTGACGGAATGTTCGACCGCGGAACTCGCGGCGACGCTGGCGCGCATCAATCCGAATGAAGTGATCGTCACCGACGCGCTCTATAGCGATCCCGATCTCGGGCCACTGCTGCGCGAACTGCAAGCCGTGACGCCGCTGACCCGCGACGTCTTTGACGGCGCCACCGCCGAACGCCGGCTTTGCGATTATTTCGCGGTTGCGACCATGGACGGCCTCAGTGCGATGTCGCGGCTGGAAGCAACGGCCGCCGCCGCCGCCGTCACCTATATCGACCGCACCCAGGTCGGAAAGCGTCCGCCGCTGGCGCCGCCCTCGCGCGAGGCCGCCGGCACCACCATGGCGATCGACCCGGCGACCCGCGCCAACCTCGAACTGACACGGACGCTGGCCGGCGAACGCCGCGGCTCGCTGCTCGATGCGATCGACTGCACCGTGACGTCGGCCGGATCACGGCTGCTGGCCCAACGGCTCGCAGCCCCGCTCACCGACACAGCTGCGATTGCGCGGCGGCTGGATGCGATCGCGGCCTTTGTCGCCGACTCCGCCGCGCGTGACGAACTCCGCACCACGCTCAAGGCTGCCCCCGACATGTCGCGCGCACTGGCGCGGCTGTCGGTCGGACGCGGCGGCCCGCGCGATCTGGCAGGTTTGCGCGACGGCGTCCTCGCCGCCGATCAGGCGCTGGCGCGACTAACGCAACTGGAAGCCCCGCCGGCAGAAATCTCCGCCGTAATGGAGGCGCTACGCCGCCCGTCGCGCGATCTCGCCGGCGAATTCGAGCGCGCGCTGGCGGAGCAACTGCCGCTGATCAAGCGCGACGGCGGCTTTGTCCGCGAAGGTTACGAACCGGCGCTGGACGAAACCCGCAGCCTGCGCGATGCCTCGCGCCTCGTGGTCGCAGCGATGCAGGCGCGCTACGCCGATGACACCGGTATCAAGGCGCTAAAAATCCGCCACAACAACGTGCTCGGCTATTTCGTCGAGGTCACCGCGCAGCATGGCGACCGCTTGATGGCGCCACCGCTGAACGCGACCTTCATCCATCGCCAG is a window encoding:
- the mutS gene encoding DNA mismatch repair protein MutS, with product MTIQQSIPLPPEATPTPEATPATDDNARVTPMMEQYLEIKAGHPGLLLFYRMGDFYELFFEDAEIASKTLGIVLTKRGKHQGMDIPMCGVPVERSEDYLHRLINAGHRVAVCEQTENPAEARARGNKSVVRRGVVRLVTPGTLTEDTLLDARTNNYLLAIARARGSSGGDRVGLAWIDISTSEFMVTECSTAELAATLARINPNEVIVTDALYSDPDLGPLLRELQAVTPLTRDVFDGATAERRLCDYFAVATMDGLSAMSRLEATAAAAAVTYIDRTQVGKRPPLAPPSREAAGTTMAIDPATRANLELTRTLAGERRGSLLDAIDCTVTSAGSRLLAQRLAAPLTDTAAIARRLDAIAAFVADSAARDELRTTLKAAPDMSRALARLSVGRGGPRDLAGLRDGVLAADQALARLTQLEAPPAEISAVMEALRRPSRDLAGEFERALAEQLPLIKRDGGFVREGYEPALDETRSLRDASRLVVAAMQARYADDTGIKALKIRHNNVLGYFVEVTAQHGDRLMAPPLNATFIHRQTLAGQVRFTTSELGEIEAKIANAGDRALGLELEIFERLCAMALAASDDLRAAAHAFAMLDVASALAKLAVDDNYVRPDVDGSLGFAVEGGRHPVVEQALKRDGQPFIANACDLSPGPGQKSGQIWLITGPNMAGKSTFLRQNALIALMAQIGSYVPASRARIGVIDRLFSRVGAADDLARGRSTFMVEMVETAVILNQASERSLVILDEIGRGTATFDGLSIAWAAIEHLHEANRCRSLFATHYHELTALSAKLPRMFNATVRVKEWQGDVVFLHEVLPGSADRSYGIQVAKLAGLPPAVIARAKSVLAKLEAQDRGQTARALADDLPLFAVPSRAAAEPAPPTEAELLLEAVKALHPDEMSPREALEALYALKAKLPKG